Proteins from one Lacrimispora sphenoides genomic window:
- a CDS encoding YitT family protein, translating into MKQIENKTLRTLAEYGLITFSIWIMVVGIYFFKFPNNFAFGGVTGFATVISALTHWSASEFTTIVNTVLLVAGFLFLGRSFGIKTVYATLMMSLFLYFLERLYPITRPLTREPLLELIFAILLPSVGSALLFNTGASSGGTDIIAMILKRYTSLNIGTVLLLVDVTGVILAYFVFGPETGLFSSLGLLAKSLVIGDVIENINLCKCFSIICDDPGPICDYIIHGLNRSATVYEAQGAFSHHKKTVILTTMKRSQALKLKNYIRTVEPTAFILISNSSEIIGKGFLAN; encoded by the coding sequence ATGAAGCAGATAGAAAACAAAACACTGAGAACGCTTGCAGAGTATGGACTGATCACGTTCAGCATCTGGATTATGGTAGTGGGGATTTATTTCTTCAAATTCCCCAATAATTTTGCATTCGGAGGTGTCACAGGGTTTGCGACGGTTATCAGTGCATTAACCCATTGGTCGGCCAGTGAGTTCACAACCATTGTGAATACAGTTTTACTGGTGGCTGGCTTTCTCTTCCTGGGACGGAGCTTTGGGATTAAAACGGTTTATGCCACCCTCATGATGTCCCTATTTCTTTACTTTTTGGAACGGCTGTATCCGATTACAAGGCCTCTTACCAGGGAACCACTTTTGGAACTGATCTTTGCGATACTTTTGCCAAGCGTAGGTTCTGCGCTCCTTTTTAACACCGGAGCTTCCAGCGGGGGAACGGATATTATCGCCATGATTCTGAAACGGTACACCAGCCTTAATATTGGAACCGTGCTTTTGCTGGTGGATGTGACAGGAGTCATTCTGGCCTACTTTGTATTTGGACCGGAGACAGGGTTATTCTCTTCCCTTGGTTTATTAGCCAAATCCCTTGTGATTGGCGATGTCATCGAAAACATTAATCTGTGCAAGTGTTTCAGCATCATTTGTGATGATCCGGGGCCCATCTGTGATTATATCATTCATGGACTTAACCGGAGTGCCACGGTTTATGAGGCACAGGGCGCGTTCAGTCATCATAAAAAGACAGTCATCCTGACGACCATGAAGCGTTCACAGGCACTTAAGCTAAAAAATTATATACGTACTGTGGAACCAACAGCGTTTATACTGATATCTAATTCCAGCGAGATAATAGGAAAAGGATTTCTTGCCAATTAA
- a CDS encoding Gx transporter family protein has translation MKVKNSAHVAALYGMLIALAFVLSFVETLIPISLGIPGVKLGLANLVTVVGLYTVGTGGTVVISLLRIVLTGFTFGNLFAMLYSLGGWSLSLLLMVLCKRKNWMGTTGISILGGVGHNIGQVCVAALVVKQAGVFFYLPFLLIAGTAAGLIIGILGGMIISRISNFIKKMQ, from the coding sequence ATGAAAGTAAAAAATTCAGCACATGTGGCAGCGTTGTACGGAATGCTGATTGCACTGGCGTTTGTTCTCAGCTTTGTAGAAACCCTGATTCCCATTTCCCTTGGAATACCGGGTGTAAAGCTGGGGCTTGCCAATCTGGTCACGGTTGTGGGGCTCTATACGGTTGGGACAGGCGGAACGGTTGTCATTTCACTTTTGCGGATCGTTCTCACCGGATTTACCTTTGGAAACTTGTTTGCCATGCTCTACAGCCTGGGAGGCTGGAGCTTAAGCCTGCTTCTAATGGTTCTTTGCAAGAGAAAAAACTGGATGGGCACAACGGGAATCAGTATTCTTGGAGGCGTGGGGCATAACATCGGACAGGTTTGCGTGGCTGCCCTTGTGGTCAAACAGGCCGGAGTATTCTTTTATCTACCCTTTCTTTTGATCGCCGGTACAGCAGCCGGACTTATCATAGGGATCCTGGGCGGCATGATTATAAGCCGGATCAGTAATTTTATTAAAAAAATGCAATAA
- the galT gene encoding UDP-glucose--hexose-1-phosphate uridylyltransferase: MIYEAIKKLVQYGRNTGLIGEADRYYALNQILDVMMMDEYEESDGVPEDIDLEAVLQELLDYACQAGIIEEDSVTYRDLFDTKLMNCLMPRPSEIEKTFWELYQGQSPEAATGYYYKLSQDSDYIRRYRIKKDMRWVTPTKYGDLDITVNLSKPEKDPKAIAAAKLAKQGGYPKCQLCMENEGYAGRTNHPARNNHRIIRLEINNSEWGFQYSPYVYYNEHCIVFNGKHIPMKIERDTFVKLFDFVKMFPHYFLGSNADLPIVGGSILSHDHFQGGNYDFAMAKAPMESCFQLEGFEGVEAGIVKWPMSVLRTRSKNPEDLIALGTKILDAWRAYTDEEAFIFAETDGEPHNTITPIARMRDGVYELDLVLRNNITTEEFPLGVYHPHQELHHIKKENIGLIEVMGLAVLPSRLKVELNLLAQCIVEGKSIRDEEAIEKHADWAEAFLGKYEEVTKENVDEILKKEVGLVFERVLEDSGVYKCDEQGRNGFGRFLASVGFTPCSQ, encoded by the coding sequence ATGATTTACGAGGCAATTAAGAAACTGGTACAATATGGACGGAACACAGGCTTGATCGGAGAAGCGGACCGGTATTATGCCCTTAACCAAATCCTTGATGTAATGATGATGGACGAGTATGAGGAGTCTGATGGAGTACCGGAAGATATTGATCTGGAAGCTGTTTTGCAGGAATTACTTGATTATGCATGCCAGGCCGGAATCATAGAAGAAGACAGTGTTACATACCGGGATTTGTTTGATACAAAACTGATGAATTGTCTGATGCCAAGACCTAGCGAAATAGAAAAAACATTCTGGGAGCTGTATCAGGGCCAGTCGCCTGAGGCTGCAACCGGATATTATTATAAACTAAGCCAGGATTCCGATTATATCAGGCGGTACCGGATTAAAAAGGATATGCGGTGGGTGACCCCTACCAAATACGGTGACCTGGATATTACGGTGAATTTATCAAAGCCTGAGAAGGATCCAAAGGCGATTGCCGCAGCAAAGCTTGCAAAACAAGGCGGTTATCCCAAATGCCAGCTTTGTATGGAAAATGAGGGCTATGCCGGAAGGACCAATCATCCGGCCAGAAATAACCACAGAATCATCCGTCTTGAAATCAATAACAGTGAGTGGGGCTTTCAGTATTCCCCCTATGTTTATTATAACGAGCACTGTATCGTTTTCAACGGAAAGCATATTCCCATGAAGATAGAGAGAGATACCTTTGTAAAATTGTTTGATTTTGTCAAAATGTTTCCTCACTACTTCCTTGGTTCCAATGCAGATCTTCCCATTGTAGGAGGATCCATCCTGTCCCATGACCACTTTCAGGGAGGAAATTATGATTTTGCCATGGCAAAGGCCCCCATGGAGAGTTGTTTCCAGTTGGAAGGCTTTGAGGGAGTGGAAGCCGGAATCGTGAAATGGCCGATGTCCGTACTGCGCACCAGAAGCAAAAATCCGGAGGACCTAATCGCCCTTGGAACTAAGATTCTTGATGCCTGGAGGGCTTATACGGACGAGGAAGCCTTTATTTTTGCAGAAACAGACGGAGAGCCTCACAACACCATCACCCCTATTGCCAGAATGCGGGATGGTGTATACGAACTTGATCTGGTCTTAAGAAATAATATCACCACAGAAGAATTCCCTCTTGGAGTTTACCACCCTCATCAGGAGCTACATCATATCAAGAAAGAGAATATCGGCTTAATTGAAGTCATGGGATTGGCTGTCCTGCCTTCCAGGCTGAAGGTAGAGCTGAACCTGCTGGCTCAGTGCATTGTGGAAGGGAAAAGCATAAGAGATGAAGAAGCCATTGAAAAGCATGCAGATTGGGCGGAGGCTTTCCTTGGAAAATATGAAGAAGTGACAAAAGAAAATGTGGATGAAATTTTAAAGAAGGAAGTTGGCCTGGTATTTGAACGGGTTCTGGAGGATTCCGGCGTATACAAATGCGATGAGCAGGGACGGAATGGGTTTGGACGGTTCCTTGCCAGTGTCGGATTTACTCCTTGTTCACAATAG
- a CDS encoding ABC transporter permease, with protein sequence MSGLLVSLQDAVVQGVLWGIMVLGVYITYKLLDIADLTVDGSFAMGGCVCAVMILNFNVDPWIALGIAAVAGMAAGAVTGLLHTIFEIPAILAGILTQIGLWSINLRIMGGKSNVPLLKTDTIMSKFIAVTGLSKQAAAMIIGIGLAIVMIFFLYWFFGTEIGSAMRATGNNQAMIRAQGVNTNWTKLLALTISNGLVGLSGGLVCQSQKYADIGMGTGAIVIGLAAIVIGDVLMGKLRSFASKLISAVVGSVIYFVIRAMVLRMGMDANDMKLLSAAIVAVALCVPVMVNKWRIRKSYTEGGE encoded by the coding sequence ATGAGTGGTTTGTTGGTATCCCTTCAGGATGCAGTTGTTCAGGGGGTTTTATGGGGGATTATGGTTTTAGGAGTTTACATTACCTACAAACTATTGGACATTGCCGATTTGACGGTAGATGGAAGCTTTGCCATGGGCGGCTGTGTTTGCGCCGTTATGATACTTAATTTTAACGTTGATCCCTGGATTGCCTTAGGGATTGCGGCAGTGGCCGGGATGGCAGCCGGGGCAGTGACAGGGTTGTTGCATACGATCTTTGAAATACCGGCGATACTGGCAGGAATCCTGACACAGATCGGTCTTTGGTCCATAAATCTCCGGATTATGGGTGGAAAGAGTAATGTACCGCTTTTAAAGACTGATACAATTATGTCTAAATTCATAGCGGTAACCGGGTTAAGCAAGCAGGCCGCCGCAATGATCATCGGAATCGGCCTGGCAATCGTAATGATTTTCTTTCTTTACTGGTTCTTTGGAACAGAAATCGGCAGTGCCATGCGTGCTACAGGGAATAATCAGGCAATGATACGCGCTCAGGGCGTCAATACAAACTGGACAAAGCTTTTAGCCCTCACCATCAGCAACGGACTTGTAGGACTTTCCGGAGGACTGGTCTGTCAAAGCCAGAAATACGCGGATATCGGTATGGGCACCGGTGCGATAGTCATTGGCCTTGCGGCTATTGTAATTGGTGATGTGCTGATGGGAAAACTTCGTTCCTTTGCAAGTAAGCTTATCTCTGCAGTCGTGGGTTCTGTCATATATTTCGTGATCCGTGCCATGGTTTTAAGAATGGGTATGGATGCCAATGATATGAAGCTTTTGTCGGCTGCAATCGTTGCAGTGGCGCTTTGCGTGCCAGTCATGGTGAATAAATGGCGCATCAGGAAATCTTATACAGAAGGAGGAGAATAA
- a CDS encoding response regulator transcription factor, whose product MERIYVIEDDDNIRDLIKIALEGFGYEVSAFEMAEDALRHIESDKPALAVFDLMLPGMDGLTAIRRIRKNESLKDIPILILTAKDREFDKVAGLDGGADDYMTKPFGVMELAARIRSLLRRSTRGEANANELNQYCLSLNKKTREVYCDGVKVELTLKEFELLQYLMENHNKVVTRDELLNHIWGYDYDGETRTLDMHIRTLRQKLGENGGSCIKTIRGVGYRFIKTEE is encoded by the coding sequence ATGGAACGTATCTATGTAATTGAAGACGATGACAATATCAGGGACTTAATTAAAATTGCCCTGGAAGGTTTTGGCTATGAAGTATCCGCTTTTGAGATGGCGGAAGATGCCTTAAGGCATATTGAATCAGATAAACCGGCACTGGCTGTGTTTGATCTGATGCTTCCTGGTATGGACGGACTGACAGCCATTCGCAGGATTCGGAAAAATGAGTCTTTGAAAGATATTCCCATTCTTATTCTTACCGCAAAAGACAGGGAGTTTGATAAGGTGGCAGGACTTGACGGCGGAGCAGACGACTACATGACAAAGCCATTTGGAGTCATGGAACTGGCAGCCAGAATCCGGAGCCTTTTGCGGCGGAGCACCAGGGGAGAGGCGAACGCAAACGAATTGAATCAATATTGCTTAAGTTTAAATAAAAAAACAAGAGAGGTCTATTGTGACGGCGTTAAGGTTGAACTGACGTTAAAAGAGTTTGAGCTTTTGCAGTATTTAATGGAGAACCATAATAAGGTCGTTACCAGAGATGAGCTTTTAAACCACATCTGGGGGTATGATTACGATGGAGAGACCAGGACTCTGGACATGCATATCCGTACGCTCCGGCAAAAGCTGGGAGAAAACGGGGGTTCCTGCATCAAGACAATCCGCGGCGTAGGCTATCGTTTTATTAAGACGGAAGAGTAG
- a CDS encoding DegV family protein — MGSFILTCCSTVDMKKEFFEQRHIPYVCFHYTMDGVTYPDDLGQSIPFPEFYDRIAKGATPVTSQVNVEEYCDFFEPFLKEGKDILHLTLSSGISGTYNSACVAREEMSSRYPDRKIVIVDSLGASSGYGLLTDSVADLRDKGVSLEEATEWTENNKLFVHHWFFSTDLTSFKRGGRISATSAMLGTVLNICPLMSIDNTGHLIPRQKIRTKKKAIQEIINTMEAHAKGGRDYSGKCFLSYSACENDAREVAVLVEERFQKLSGKVLLNSIGAVIGSHTGPGTVALFFWGDKRTD, encoded by the coding sequence ATGGGAAGTTTTATTTTAACCTGCTGTTCTACGGTAGATATGAAGAAGGAATTTTTTGAGCAGCGCCATATTCCCTATGTGTGTTTTCACTATACAATGGATGGCGTTACCTATCCGGATGACTTAGGGCAGAGCATTCCCTTTCCTGAGTTTTATGACCGGATCGCCAAAGGTGCGACCCCAGTGACTTCCCAGGTAAATGTGGAAGAATATTGTGATTTTTTTGAACCATTTTTAAAGGAAGGCAAAGATATATTGCATCTCACTCTTTCCTCCGGTATTTCAGGAACCTACAATTCTGCATGCGTAGCCAGAGAGGAAATGAGTTCCAGATATCCGGATAGAAAGATCGTCATTGTGGACTCCCTGGGCGCTTCTTCCGGCTATGGTCTTCTGACCGATTCAGTGGCAGACTTAAGGGATAAAGGGGTCTCCCTGGAAGAGGCCACCGAATGGACGGAGAATAATAAATTGTTCGTGCATCACTGGTTTTTCTCCACAGATTTGACCAGTTTTAAGCGGGGAGGCAGGATTTCAGCCACATCCGCAATGCTTGGCACGGTGCTTAATATCTGCCCTCTCATGAGCATTGACAACACAGGACATCTGATTCCAAGGCAGAAGATCCGTACCAAGAAAAAGGCCATCCAGGAGATTATAAACACAATGGAAGCCCATGCAAAGGGCGGGAGAGATTACAGCGGCAAATGCTTTCTTTCTTATTCCGCCTGTGAAAATGATGCCAGGGAGGTAGCGGTCCTGGTGGAGGAACGCTTCCAAAAGCTTTCCGGAAAGGTACTGTTAAACAGCATTGGAGCAGTCATCGGCTCCCATACCGGACCGGGTACTGTGGCATTATTTTTCTGGGGTGATAAAAGAACAGATTAG
- a CDS encoding ABC transporter ATP-binding protein, whose amino-acid sequence MLDIKNVRKTFNRNTINEKKALNGIDLHLNEGDFVTVIGGNGAGKSTMLNMIAGVYPIDSGKIQIDEINISRDPEYKRAKYIGRVFQDPMLGTAAGMEIQENMALAYRRGQGRGLAWGIKTSEKAFYHEAIKKLGLGLQDRMTNKVGLLSGGQRQALTLLMATLKKPKLLLLDEHTAALDPKTAKKVLEITQEIVKEQNLTTLMITHNMKDAIQIGNRLVMMHEGRIIYDVSGEEKKKLEVEDLLKKFEEASGEEFSNDRMILAK is encoded by the coding sequence GTGCTGGATATTAAGAATGTCAGAAAAACATTTAATAGGAACACCATCAATGAAAAAAAGGCATTGAATGGCATTGACCTCCATCTGAATGAGGGTGACTTTGTTACGGTGATCGGCGGTAATGGAGCAGGGAAATCCACAATGTTAAACATGATAGCAGGAGTGTACCCGATTGATTCCGGTAAGATCCAGATTGATGAGATTAATATTTCCAGGGACCCGGAGTATAAAAGAGCTAAATATATCGGAAGGGTATTCCAGGATCCTATGCTGGGAACTGCCGCCGGAATGGAAATACAGGAAAATATGGCTTTGGCTTATCGGCGGGGGCAGGGAAGAGGCCTTGCCTGGGGAATTAAGACCAGCGAAAAGGCTTTTTACCATGAGGCGATAAAAAAACTGGGTCTTGGACTTCAGGACCGTATGACCAATAAGGTCGGGCTTCTTTCCGGAGGCCAGAGACAGGCGCTTACCTTGTTGATGGCGACCTTAAAAAAGCCAAAACTGCTTCTTCTTGATGAGCATACCGCTGCGCTTGACCCCAAAACTGCTAAAAAGGTTCTGGAAATTACACAGGAGATTGTGAAAGAGCAAAATCTCACGACTCTTATGATCACTCATAACATGAAGGATGCGATCCAGATCGGCAACAGGCTTGTCATGATGCATGAAGGACGCATCATATATGATGTGTCAGGGGAAGAAAAAAAGAAGCTGGAAGTTGAGGACCTTCTTAAGAAATTCGAAGAGGCAAGCGGTGAGGAATTTTCAAATGACAGAATGATTCTGGCGAAATAG
- a CDS encoding sensor histidine kinase, whose protein sequence is MRSVIFKKFIQIILVVLILSSSVFYIASSSALLKNSRKDMTYTLRAMDEILDYSSNLAGEIGDLKQVLSENESRFTIIRMDGSIVADTGNVPAASLDNHLDREEVKEALVEGTGTARRYSKTLKVNMLYVAIRSSRADYILRMAIPYSGMKEYLMLLLPSIWLSFLMAIMYSAFSADSFSKSITKPLKEISQEMLKVNGDYTDLSFEKYQYPEINIIAETTTEMSKNVKEYLNQIELEKQIRQEFFSNASHELKTPITSVQGYAELLESGIIQDEEQKMDFIRRIKKEAVNMNHLINDILMISRLEAKEAEVLKNDVRLSILVGDIVESLKPLAASHEVTVHVDCKPLCIYANGQQMKELFGNLISNAVKYNKPGGEVWVTVTEEDRNVIIRVKDNGMGIPKESLSRIFERFYRVDKGRSKKQGGTGLGLSIVKHIVNFYHGTITVRSELDMGTEFMVKIPIQEKI, encoded by the coding sequence ATGAGAAGCGTGATCTTTAAAAAATTTATCCAGATCATTCTGGTAGTGCTGATACTAAGCAGTTCTGTATTTTATATTGCTTCCAGCAGCGCATTGCTTAAAAATTCCAGAAAAGACATGACATACACCTTAAGAGCTATGGATGAGATTCTGGATTATTCCAGTAATCTTGCCGGTGAAATAGGGGATTTAAAGCAGGTACTCAGTGAGAATGAGAGCCGTTTTACAATTATACGCATGGATGGAAGTATTGTGGCCGATACTGGGAATGTACCGGCCGCTTCCCTGGATAATCATCTGGACAGGGAAGAAGTGAAGGAGGCTCTTGTGGAGGGAACGGGCACAGCCAGACGCTATTCCAAGACCCTTAAGGTAAATATGCTTTATGTGGCGATCCGCTCCTCACGGGCGGATTATATTCTTCGTATGGCAATTCCCTATTCCGGCATGAAAGAATACCTGATGCTTCTATTACCTTCGATCTGGCTCAGCTTTCTGATGGCCATTATGTATTCCGCGTTTTCGGCGGACAGCTTTTCAAAATCCATTACAAAGCCGTTAAAAGAAATTTCTCAGGAGATGTTAAAAGTAAACGGGGACTATACAGACCTATCTTTTGAAAAATACCAGTATCCGGAAATTAATATTATTGCGGAAACGACAACGGAAATGTCTAAGAACGTAAAAGAATATTTAAACCAGATTGAGCTTGAAAAGCAAATTCGCCAGGAATTTTTCAGTAATGCTTCCCATGAGTTAAAAACCCCAATCACATCGGTTCAGGGCTATGCGGAGCTTTTAGAAAGCGGGATCATTCAGGATGAAGAACAAAAGATGGATTTCATAAGACGCATCAAAAAGGAAGCGGTCAACATGAATCATCTCATCAATGACATCCTTATGATCTCCCGGCTTGAGGCTAAAGAAGCAGAGGTATTAAAAAATGATGTGCGCCTGTCCATTCTTGTAGGCGACATCGTCGAATCTTTAAAGCCACTGGCTGCATCCCATGAAGTCACTGTCCATGTGGATTGCAAACCACTTTGTATTTACGCCAATGGACAGCAAATGAAGGAACTATTTGGAAATCTCATAAGCAATGCAGTAAAATACAATAAGCCGGGCGGCGAAGTTTGGGTCACGGTGACAGAAGAGGACCGCAATGTAATAATCCGTGTGAAGGATAATGGAATGGGTATTCCAAAAGAATCCTTAAGCCGTATCTTTGAACGCTTTTACCGGGTAGACAAAGGACGGAGCAAAAAACAGGGCGGAACAGGCCTTGGACTATCCATTGTAAAACACATTGTAAATTTCTATCATGGGACCATTACCGTTCGGTCGGAGCTTGATATGGGAACGGAATTTATGGTAAAGATTCCAATTCAAGAGAAAATATGA
- a CDS encoding Na/Pi cotransporter family protein, whose product MSIADLQMLFKFIGGLGMFLYGMDAMADGLQKSAGHKMQQLLGVLTSNRLMGVLLGTGITAIIQSSSATTVMVVGFVNAGIINLQQAVGIIMGANIGTTVTSWIVSMSEWGEMMKPEFFAPALVGVGAVLSLFTGSGKKKQVGEILVGFGVLFIGLSFMSDSITPYRNAPIFSQAFSVLGRNPFLGILAGLVVTGIIQSSSASVGILQTLALNGIVNWQSAIFITLGQNIGTCVTALLSSVGANKTAKRAAVIHLLFNVVGAVIFGCVMFVVFKLNPVFAASRISSVGISIFHTIFNVSNTIILFPFAGLLVKASGLLVREDQKESPVDSDTQMKRHLDERILETPSFAIENVNHEVVSMGYAAMENLDLAAAALLGNNKAEAKLVEKMEQKINDYEKILTDYLIKLNNQSLNEEQHLLVKNLFYTISDFERVSDHCENLSELAIEKYNRNIIFSNGAENEIKEMLKEVRSSLEHAIKARETGDMSEVRAVIQSEERVDSLEEELRERHIERLSAQTCKPENGIIFLDALSNLERISDHAHNIAGYVRDEM is encoded by the coding sequence ATGTCAATCGCAGATTTACAAATGCTATTTAAATTCATTGGGGGACTGGGAATGTTCCTTTATGGAATGGATGCTATGGCCGATGGGCTGCAAAAATCAGCAGGCCACAAAATGCAGCAGCTTTTAGGAGTCCTTACCAGCAACCGGCTCATGGGTGTGCTTTTGGGAACTGGAATTACCGCCATCATTCAGAGCAGCTCGGCCACCACAGTCATGGTGGTAGGCTTTGTAAATGCCGGGATCATCAATCTGCAGCAGGCCGTTGGTATTATTATGGGTGCTAACATCGGAACAACTGTCACCAGCTGGATCGTATCCATGAGTGAATGGGGAGAGATGATGAAACCCGAGTTTTTTGCTCCGGCACTGGTAGGCGTGGGCGCTGTTTTAAGCCTTTTTACCGGAAGCGGGAAGAAAAAACAGGTTGGAGAAATTCTGGTAGGCTTTGGTGTGCTGTTTATAGGACTTTCCTTTATGTCTGACTCCATTACGCCTTACCGGAACGCACCAATTTTCAGCCAGGCCTTTTCTGTTTTAGGAAGAAACCCTTTTCTTGGAATTTTGGCAGGCCTTGTTGTTACCGGTATCATTCAAAGCTCCTCAGCATCTGTAGGAATTTTGCAGACACTGGCTCTCAATGGTATCGTAAACTGGCAGTCAGCGATATTTATCACTTTAGGGCAAAATATCGGTACCTGTGTTACTGCCCTGCTTTCCAGCGTTGGAGCTAATAAAACCGCAAAGCGTGCCGCTGTCATTCATCTTCTTTTTAATGTGGTGGGTGCTGTCATTTTCGGATGCGTCATGTTTGTCGTGTTTAAACTGAATCCGGTTTTCGCAGCATCACGAATCAGCAGTGTGGGAATATCCATCTTCCATACGATATTTAATGTGAGCAATACCATCATTTTATTCCCATTTGCCGGGCTTTTGGTAAAGGCTTCCGGTCTGCTTGTACGGGAAGATCAGAAAGAATCACCGGTTGATTCTGATACCCAGATGAAACGTCATCTAGATGAAAGAATTTTAGAAACCCCTTCCTTTGCTATCGAGAATGTGAATCATGAAGTTGTGAGTATGGGATATGCTGCCATGGAAAACTTAGATCTTGCGGCGGCGGCTCTTCTTGGCAACAACAAAGCAGAGGCAAAGCTGGTGGAAAAAATGGAACAGAAAATCAATGATTATGAAAAGATACTCACAGATTATCTGATAAAACTTAATAACCAGTCCTTAAATGAGGAGCAGCATCTTCTGGTTAAAAACTTATTTTATACAATCAGTGACTTTGAGCGGGTCAGCGATCATTGTGAGAACTTATCTGAGCTGGCAATAGAAAAATACAACCGGAACATAATTTTTTCAAATGGTGCAGAAAATGAAATCAAGGAAATGCTCAAGGAAGTTCGTTCCTCTTTGGAGCATGCCATAAAAGCCAGGGAGACTGGAGACATGTCAGAGGTCCGCGCAGTGATTCAGAGCGAAGAACGTGTGGACAGCCTGGAGGAGGAATTAAGAGAACGTCATATCGAACGTTTATCCGCTCAGACATGTAAACCGGAAAATGGAATTATCTTTTTGGATGCACTGAGCAATCTGGAACGTATTTCAGACCATGCCCATAATATCGCCGGTTACGTGAGGGATGAAATGTAA
- a CDS encoding ABC transporter substrate-binding protein, which produces MKKSANVLSLVLAGAMMLSLTACGSKAPDTATSAPETTTAAEKTSEAAESTGEKTADGKQYKIGVLQLVQHAALDASNKGFIQALDDAGLNYTVDQQNASGDQPTCQTIASKLVNDNDDLILAIATPAAQAVAGATSDIPILLTAVTDPASSDLVESNDNPGGNVSGTSDLTPVKEQIALLKKILPDAKTVGILFCSAESNSEIQAKMAKDAIEAEGMTAVEYTVSNSNEIQTVVTSMVGKVDALYTPTDNTIAAGMATVSMVANENGIPVICGEEGMVNAGGLATYGIDYYELGYLTGQQAVKILTEGADISKMPIEYLPLDKCKLTVNEETAKTLGIDISSLK; this is translated from the coding sequence ATGAAGAAATCAGCAAATGTTTTATCATTGGTCCTTGCCGGCGCAATGATGTTGTCCTTAACGGCATGCGGCAGCAAAGCACCAGACACGGCGACCTCAGCTCCGGAAACCACGACTGCAGCAGAAAAAACAAGTGAAGCAGCAGAATCCACAGGAGAAAAGACAGCAGATGGAAAGCAGTATAAAATCGGGGTTCTCCAGCTTGTACAGCATGCAGCCTTAGATGCATCCAATAAAGGCTTTATCCAGGCGCTTGATGATGCAGGTCTTAACTATACCGTTGACCAGCAGAACGCCTCCGGTGACCAGCCTACGTGCCAGACCATTGCCAGCAAGCTGGTTAATGACAACGACGATTTGATCCTCGCGATCGCAACACCGGCGGCTCAGGCTGTGGCAGGAGCCACAAGCGATATCCCGATTCTGTTGACAGCGGTCACTGATCCGGCATCATCTGATCTGGTTGAGAGCAACGATAACCCAGGAGGAAACGTAAGCGGCACCTCTGATTTAACTCCTGTGAAAGAGCAGATAGCTCTCTTAAAAAAGATTCTCCCTGATGCAAAAACCGTGGGAATTCTTTTCTGCTCCGCAGAATCCAACTCTGAAATCCAGGCTAAGATGGCAAAAGATGCAATTGAAGCGGAAGGCATGACAGCGGTAGAGTACACCGTTTCCAACTCCAACGAGATCCAGACGGTTGTTACCTCCATGGTAGGCAAAGTAGATGCACTCTATACTCCTACCGATAATACCATTGCAGCAGGTATGGCAACCGTGAGCATGGTAGCGAATGAAAACGGTATTCCGGTAATCTGCGGAGAAGAAGGTATGGTAAATGCCGGCGGTCTTGCTACATATGGCATTGATTATTATGAACTGGGTTACTTAACCGGACAGCAGGCAGTAAAGATCCTGACAGAGGGTGCGGATATCTCCAAGATGCCGATTGAATACCTTCCTTTGGATAAGTGTAAGCTGACTGTCAATGAGGAAACAGCAAAGACCCTGGGAATTGATATTTCCAGCCTTAAATAA